The following coding sequences lie in one Salmo salar chromosome ssa13, Ssal_v3.1, whole genome shotgun sequence genomic window:
- the rnf128a gene encoding E3 ubiquitin-protein ligase RNF128a precursor (The RefSeq protein has 1 substitution compared to this genomic sequence): MEPLAKRYLLSWLFVASSLQVTSLHFAEATYICTAYLNVSFIDSVNNETVWRQEESGLYGQQSPKVTVMGDVYLPDPIYSCESNTFYDVPSGSKGWIALIQRGQLCSFSEKINVAASKGAIAAVIFNDLGTDNRVIQMSHPGTEGMVAIMIGHRRGMEIVELIRQGIPVSMTIEVGKQHGPWMSHYSVFFVSISFFVVTAATVGYFIFYSARRLNSVRLQNRKQKRLKAEAKKAIGQLQVRTVKRGDEETGPDADTCAVCIDAYKSGDVLTILTCNHFFHKTCIEPWLLEHRTCPMCKCDILKALGVEQPEEEHPSHQVTMPPDMRSYPSVPVPDDTRGETASSGYASSGYASVQGTEKHSSPADETHTFETLGNYPDPGSVQVAIQPHYDNLAFEGDSQNQLAPRT; this comes from the exons ATGGAACCTTTAGCGAAACGGTATCTATTGTCATGGCTGTTTGTGGCTTCAAGTCTTCAGGTGACGAGTTTGCATTTTGCGGAGGCGACTTACATATGTACAGCCTACCTGAATGTGTCGTTTATTGATTCTGTAAACAACGAAACCGTATGGCGACAAGAAGAAAGCGGACTATATGGACAACAATCTCCTAAAGTCACAGTGATGGGCGACGTGTATTTACCTGATCCGATTTACAGTTGCGAAAGTAATACTTTTTATGATGTACCCAGTGGATCGAAGGGCTGGATCGCCTTAATTCAACGCGGCCAACTATGTTCTTTTTCAGAGAAGATCAATGTTGCGGCCAGTAAAGGAGCTATTGCTGCTGTAATTTTTAATGATCTTGGTACAGACAATCGAGTCATCCAAATGTCGCACCCAG GAACAGAAGGTATGGTTGCCATCATGATTGGTCACCGACGGGGCATGGAGATTGTTGAGCTAATCAGGCAAGGGATTCCGGTCTCGATGACTATTGAAGTGGGCAAGCAGCATGGTCCCTGGATGAGCCACTACTCGGTCTTCTTTGTCTCCATCTCCTTCTTCGTGGTAACAGCAGCCACTGTGGGCTACTTCATCTTCTACTCAGCCCGCCGCCTCAACAGCGTTCGTCTACAAAACCGCAAACAG AAACGTCTCAAGGCGGAagccaagaaagccattggtcagcTGCAAGTCTGGACTGTGAAACGGGGAGATGAG GAGACTGGGCCTGATGCTGACACCTGTGCAGTGTGTATTGATGCTTACAAGTCTGGCGACGTGCTGACCATCCTCACCTGCAA TCATTTCTTCCACAAGACCTGCATCGAGCCCTGGCTATTGGAGCACAGGACATGCCCCATGTGTAAATGTGACATCCTCAAGGCCTTGGGAGTAGAG CAGCCGGAGGAGGAGCATCCCAGTCATCAAGTAACCATGCCTCCAGACATGAGGTCCTACCCTAGCGTCCCCGTCCCAGATGACACCCGCGGTGAGACAGCCTCCTCAGGCTATGCCTCCTCAGGCTATGCCTCCGTACAGGGCACAGAGAAGCACAGCAGCCCAGCAGACGAGACCCACACATTTGAGA